The proteins below come from a single Macaca fascicularis isolate 582-1 chromosome 9, T2T-MFA8v1.1 genomic window:
- the IFIT1B gene encoding interferon-induced protein with tetratricopeptide repeats 1B: MSEESDGKLIEDSLIQLRCHFTWKLLIEAPEIPDLENRIWEEIQFLDTKYNVGIHNLLAYVEHLKGQNEEALVTLKKAEDLIQKEHANQADMRSLVTWGNFAWVYYHMGRLAEAQTYLDKVENTCKKFANPSCYRMECPEMDCEEGWALAKCGGKNYERAKACFEKALEGDPENPEFNTGYAITVYRLDNFNTAAERNETFSLHVLKRAVRLNPDDVYIRVLLALKLQDGGQEAEGEKYIEEALTNMSSQTYVFRYAAKFYRKKGSVDKALELLKMALETTPTSAFLHHQMGLCYKTQMIQIKEATNWQPRGQDRETVNRLVQLAICKFEKTIMLKPTFEMAYVELAEMYAEIGHHRKAEEHFQKVLRMKIFEDQLKQEIHYRYGSFQEHHGKSEDKAITHYLKGLKIEKMSLSREKLLNALEKLAKRCVHRNVRVVESVSLLGLIHKLKGEVSDALLCYERALRLAADLNPMF, from the exons ATGAG TGAAGAATCTGATGGAAAGCTTATCGAAGACAGCCTGATTCAGCTGAGATGTCACTTTACATGGAAGTTGTTAATTGAAGCCCCTGAAATTCCTGATTTAGAAAACAGGATCTGGGAAGAGATTCAGTTCCTGGATACCAAATACAATGTGGGAATACACAACCTACTAGCCTACGTGGAACACCTGAAAGGCCAGAATGAGGAAGCCCTGGTGACCTTGAAAAAGGCTGAAGACTTAATCCAGAAAGAACATGCCAACCAAGCAGATATGAGAAGTCTGGTGACCTGGGGCAACTTTGCCTGGGTGTATTACCACATGGGCAGACTGGCAGAAGCCCAGACTTACCTGGACAAGGTGGAGAACACTTGCAAGAAGTTTGCAAATCCTTCCTGCTATAGAATGGAGTGTCCAGAGATGGACTGTGAGGAAGGATGGGCCTTGGCGAAGTGTGGAGGGAAGAATTATGAACGGGCCAAGGCCTGCTTTGAAAAGGCTCTGGAAGGGGACCCTGAAAACCCTGAATTCAATACCGGGTATGCGATCACTGTCTATCGCCTGGATAACTTTAACACAGCAGCAGAGAGGAATGAGACATTTTCTCTGCACGTCCTAAAACGAGCTGTCAGGCTAAATCCAGATGATGTATATATTAGGGTTCTCCTTGCCCTGAAGCTTCAGGATGGAGGACAGGAAGCTGAAGGAGAAAAGTACATTGAAGAAGCTCTGACCAATATGTCTTCACAGACCTACGTCTTTCGATATGCAGCCAAGTTTTATCGAAAAAAAGGGTCTGTGGATAAAGCTCTTGAGCTCTTAAAAATGGCCTTGGAGACAACACCCACTTCTGCCTTCCTGCATCACCAAATGGGGCTTTGCTACAAGACACAAATGATCCAAATCAAGGAAGCTACAAACTGGCAGCCTAGAGGGCAAGATAGGGAAACTGTGAACAGATTGGTTCAACTGGCTATATGCAAATTTGAAAAGACTATAATGTTAAAGCCCACATTTGAGATGGCCTATGTTGAGCTGGCTGAAATGTATGCAGAAATAGGCCACCACAGAAAGGCTGAGGAACATTTTCAGAAAGTGTTACGCATGAAGATCTTTGAAGATCAGCTAAAGCAAGAGATTCATTACCGCTACGGCTCTTTCCAAGAACACCATGGGAAATCTGAAGATAAAGCAATCACCCACTATTTAAAAggtttgaaaatagaaaaaatgtccCTTTCCAGGGAAAAACTTCTCAATGCTTTAGAGAAATTGGCTAAAAGATGTGTTCACCGGAATGTACGGGTTGTGGAAAGTGTCAGCCTCCTTGGGCTCATCCACAAATTGAAAGGAGAAGTAAGTGATGCCTTGCTGTGCTATGAGAGGGCTCTGAGGCTGGCTGCTGACCTGAACCCTATGTTTTAA